The following are from one region of the Cloacibacillus sp. An23 genome:
- the nusB gene encoding transcription antitermination factor NusB, which produces MSRKTKLRHRAREIALQLVYMNDMRPGASPSEMLELFPEDEAMTLFSGELKPDEADAPSKEEFPFVGEFDLSLSDAEKDEVMSYAADLFRGVRANGAAIEDVIRVNMESKWRPERLVSLDKAVIALALYEGTIAKKVPVNVAISEAVEIAKAFGTEESGRFVNGVLGRIVRGSDDGGKQ; this is translated from the coding sequence ATGTCCAGAAAAACGAAGCTGCGCCACAGGGCGCGTGAAATCGCCCTGCAGCTCGTATATATGAACGACATGAGGCCCGGAGCCTCGCCTTCCGAAATGCTCGAGCTTTTCCCTGAGGACGAGGCTATGACGCTCTTCAGCGGCGAGCTGAAGCCAGACGAGGCAGACGCTCCGTCGAAGGAGGAGTTTCCGTTCGTCGGGGAGTTCGACCTGTCGCTCAGCGACGCTGAGAAGGACGAGGTTATGAGCTACGCTGCAGATCTTTTCCGCGGCGTCCGCGCCAACGGCGCGGCCATAGAAGACGTCATCCGCGTCAACATGGAGAGCAAGTGGCGTCCCGAGCGTCTTGTGTCGCTTGACAAGGCCGTCATCGCTCTCGCGCTTTACGAGGGGACTATTGCGAAAAAGGTCCCCGTCAACGTCGCCATATCCGAGGCCGTCGAGATAGCCAAGGCCTTCGGAACGGAGGAATCGGGACGCTTCGTGAACGGCGTGCTCGGACGCATAGTACGCGGCTCAGATGACGGCGGCAAACAATAA